A stretch of DNA from Hyphomicrobiales bacterium:
GCGCCGGCGTCTCGATGGCGACGATGTTCTCCACCGGCACGAAGTGGGTATAAACCATGGCCGAATAGTGCATCGCCGAAATGGTGATGCCGAGCACCACCGCGCTGAGCGCAAGCTGCGCCAGGCTGCGCCGGCGATAGGCGAGCCCGAGCGCGAAGGTCGAGGCGCCGACCGCTATCCCCGTCGATATGACGAAGCCCTCAGGCGCGTAGGTGACGATGCAATTGCCCCTGATCGCCGACATGCCGACATAGTGCATCGACACGATGCCGAGCCCGATCAGCACGCCGGAAAGCGCGATCTTGCGCCGGGTGCGCTCGCCGAAATGCAGATTCGCCAGGCCGACGCCGGTGATCAGGATGGCGATCAGCACCGAGCCGAGGGTTAACAGGGCATCATATTCGATCCTTGCCGGGATGCGCACCGCCAGCATGCCGACGAAATGCATCGACCAGATGCCGCCGCCGAGCGCCAGCGCCGCCCGCGCGACGTGCATCTTGCGCACGCCGGCGTCGATCCCCCTGAGCCCGCTCGCCAGCCTCAGCCCCGTGAACGAGGCCATGATGGCGACGAGGATCGAGGCTGCGACCAGCAGCGGATCGTAGGAAACGACAAGCATGACCTGCTCGCGGGCCCTCCCTGCGGTCCGGATTGAAGGGCTCGAGGGGCGCCACCCCTGCCGCTTCCCCCCGAAGGGGGTTGAGCCCCGCGCCGGACTTATAGAGCCATTCTAAACCCGGCCGGCCAATCCCCCAAGTCCCGCCGTGAACCCCTCATCACATTGTGAAACGGGGGTGCTTTCTCTCCCGCGAGGCGAACGGCGCCGCAATTCGATGCGGCCGGGATGACAACAAGAGGCGGGGAGCGCCGCAGGCGCGACCGGGACCTAAGAAAACTGGGCGGCGAGGGGCGAAGCCACGACAGGGACCAAAGGAGCCGCGTCTCGAAGAATGAGGTCAAGGCGTCGCCCCAATCCGTCAGAGCTGCTGCGCCTTTCCCGGCACCAGCGGCACGAAGCGCACCGGCAAGAGCGTCTCGCGCTCGTATTTGTCGCCGGCGCGGACGACCTTGACGATGTGCTGGACGCCGCTTGCCGAGCCGACTGGCATCACCAGGATGCCGCCGTCGCAAAGCTGCGCGAGCAGCGCCGGCGGCACGTCCTTGGCCGCCGCGGTGACGATGATCCGGTCGAACGGCGCCTGCGCCTTCCATCCCTTGATGCCGTCGCCGACCATCGCCGTGACGTTGGTCAGCCTCAGCTCCTCGAAGCGCGCCTCGGCCTCCTTGGCGAGCGTGCGGTAGCGCTCGATGGTATAGACGCGGCGCGCCAGATGGCTCAGCACGGCGGCCTGATATCCGGAGCCGGTGCCCACCTCCAGCACCTTGTGCCGGTCGCCGATCTCCAACAGCTCGCTCATATAGGCGACGACATAGGGCTGGCTGACGGTCTGGCCGCATTCGATGGGGAGCGACTGGTCGGCATAGGCCTGGGCGCGGAAGGCCGGGTTGACGAACAGGTGCCGCGGCGTCTTCTCGATCGCCGCCAGCACCTTGGTCGAACGGATGCCGCGCGCCCGCAACGCCATGATCAATTGGATCCGGCGGATGCGGTCGTCCTCCGACAGCGGGTCGACGCTGTCGTCTTGCGTGGTGCCGCTCATGAAAACCGCCCCCGGCTCAGCCCGGCTTTTGTTCTAGCACCGCGCTGAGCCGATCGCAGCTTTCTTTATCGGTCAGGTCGACCGAGAGCGGCGTCACCGAGACCAGCCCCTCATAGATTGCCCACAGGTCGGTGCCCTCGTCCGGCTGCGAGCGCTTTCGCTCGAAGGCGATCCAGTAATAGGGGTTGCCGCGCCCGTCCTTGCGCTCGGCGATCTTCATCAGGTCGGGGTCGCGCTTGCCCTGGCGGGTGATCGCGGTGCCGCGCACCTCATTCGGCGCGAGGTTGGGGAAGTTGATGTTGAGGTAGACGTTGCCCGGAAAGCCGCGCTCGTAGAGCCGCCGCACCAGGTCGGGCGCCAGCGTCTCCGCCGTCTGCCACGGCGCCTCGGCCGAGCCGAACTGATAGGTCTGGCTCAGCGCCATGGAGGGGATGCCGAGCAGCGCCCCCTCGACCGCGCCGGCCACCGTGCCGGAATAGGTGACGTCGTCGGCGACGTTGGAGCCGCGGTTGACGCCGGAGAGCACGAGATCCGGCCGCGGGCCGGGAATGATCTGCCGCACCGCCATGATGACGCAGTCGGTCGGCGTGCCGCGCACCGCATGGTGGCGCTCGGCGATGGCGCGGATGCGCAAGGGATCGTTGAGGCTCAGCGAGTGGGCGGCCCCGCTCTGATCGGTCTCCGGCGCCACCACCCAGACATCGTCGCTGAGCGCCCGGGCGATATTTTCCAGCGCCGTCAGGCCGGGCGCGTGGATGCCGTCGTCATTGGTGATCAGAATGCGCATTTTGCTACCGTTCACGCGCTGTCGCTTCGATGCGCTCCAGGTCTCCCATATAGGGCCGAAGCGCCTCCGGCACGATGACGCCGCCGTCGGCCTCCTGGTAGTTTTCCAGGATCGCAATCAGGGTGCGGCCGACGGCAAGCCCCGAGCCGTTGAGAGTGTGCACGTGATGCACCGGGCCGCCGTCCGCCGGGCGGTAGCGTGCCTGCATGCGGCGCGCCTGGAAGTCGCCGCAGAGCGAGCAGCTCGAAATCTCGCGGTAGGCGTTCTGGCCCGGCAGCCAGACCTCGATGTCGTAGGTCTTTTGCGCCGCAAAGCCCATGTCGCCGGTCGACAGGACGACGGTCCGGTAGTGCAGCCCGAGCCGCTTCAGGACCTCCTCGGCGCAGCCGCGCATGCGCTCCAACTCGTCAAGCGATTGATCCGGCGCGACGATGGAGACCAACTCGACCTTGGAGAACTGGTGCTGGCGGATCATGCCGCGGGTGTCCTTGCCGGCGGCGCCGGCCTCGGCGCGGAAGCAGGGCGTCCAGGCGGTGAGCCGCATCGGCAGGTCGACCTCCGGGACGATCTGTTCGCGCACCAAATTGGTCAGCGGCACCTCGGCGGTGGGGATGAGCCAAAGCGGAACTCTCTCGTCATTAAATAGGTCGGTCCCTTCGACGATCTCATCCAATTCTTCTTTGCGTTGAGGTTCCAGCTTTCCAAACAGAAAAGCCGCGAATTCGTCGTCCGTAGTCCGATCCCCAATCAACTTTCTCAACTTCAGGGCATCCTGGACGGTATCCTCATAAGTACGGGGCCTACTCGTGGTGGGGAACAAATCGTCGGCAAATTTCGGCAATTGCCCGGTGCCGAACAGGGCGTTGTCGCGCACCAGCGCCGGGGGAAGAATCTCGGTGTAACCGAACTCGGTCGTGTGCAGGTCGAGCATGAAGGCGGCAATCGCCCGTTCCATGCGGGCGAGCGCCCCCTTGAGGATGACGAAGCGGGCGCCGGAAATCTTCGCCGCCGTCTCGAAATCCATCAGCCCCAGCGCCTCGCCGATGTCGAAATGCTGCTTCGGCTCAAAATCGAACTTGGGTGCAGAACCTTCGACGTGGACGACCTCGTTGGCGGACTCGTCCTCGCCCACCGGCACCTCGTCGAGCGGCAGGTTGGGCACGGTGGCGAGGAAATCGTCGAGCGCGGCGGTGAGGCGGCGCTCCTCCTCTTCGCCGGCCTGGATATCGGCCTTCAGCTTGGCGACCTCGTCGATCAGGCTCTTCGCCCTGGCCTCGTCGCCCTTGGCCTTGGCCTGGCCGATTTCCTTCGACGCGGCGTTGCGCTTTTCCTGCATCTCCTGCAGCCGGACGATATGGGCGCGCCGTGCATCGTCCAGCTTCAGCGCCTCGACCGACAGAGGCTCGAGCCCCCTCTTCGCCAATCCGGCGTCGAAGGCCTCTGGATGGTCCCGAATCCATTTCACGTCGAACATGGTCCGCCCGTCCGTCTCGTTCTGGGAATTCGCCCTGCGGCGGCCGCCGGTGATGCTCTACCCGGCCATTGCGGATTCGTCCAGCGCTCAGGCGGGCGTTTCGGCCTTCGCGCCCTCCGCCGCCTGGCGTTTGCGCTCCACAGAGCGGACCGACCAGATCGACAGCTCGTAGAGCAAGAGCGTCGGCAGCGCCATGCTGATCTGGCTGATCGGATCGGGCGGGGTGAGGATCGCGCCGACGATGAACACGAGGATGATGGCGTATTTGCGCTTCGACCTGAGACCCTGGGAGCTGACGATGCCCGCGCGCCCCAGGAGCGTCAGCAGCACCGGAAGCTGGAAGCAGATGCCGAAGCCGAGGATCAGCGTCATGATCAGGCCGAGATATTCGCTCACCCGCGGAACGAGGTGGATCGTCGCCACTCCCTCCCCGCTCTGCTCCATGGAGAGGAAAAACGTCATGGCGAGCGGCATCACCACGAAATAGACCAGCGCGCCGCCGAGCACGAACAGGATCGGGGTTGCGATCAGGAACGGCAGGAAGGCCGACCGCTCGTTGCGGTAAAGGCCCGGCGCCACGAACAGATAGATCTGCGCCGCCATCACCGGAAAAGCGAGGAAGGCGGCGCCGAACAGGCCGAGTTTGAGCTGGGTGAAGAAGAATTCCTGCGGCGCGGTGTAGATCAGCTCGATTTCCGCGATGTTGCCGACCGCCCGCTCATACGGGACCAGCAGGATGTTGAAGATCGTGCTGGCGAAGATGAAACAGATGACGAAGGCGATGACGAGGGCCACCACCGCCCAGATTAGCCGTTTGCGCAGCTCGATCAGATGCTCGATCAGCGGCGCCTTCGAGGCTTCGATATCGTCGTCGCTCATCGCCGGCGTTCCGCGTCAGGATCGCTCGCCGCCGGCGCCGGCCGCGCGCTTGGGCGAAGGCTTGGGCGCACGCCGGGACTTGGCCTTGGCCGGCTTGGCGGCGGCCTTTTCCGGCTCCGGCGGGCCGTCCTTCTTGGCGGCGGCCTTTTTCGGCTCCGGCGGGCCGTCCTTCTTGGCGGCGGTGGTTTTCAGCTTCGGCGCGTCCGGATGGGCTTCAGCTTCGCTCTTGGCCGGCGCGCTTTCGGCCGGCGGCTTGATCGGCCTGGCGAGGTCCTCCATCGTCGCGCCAATCGGCCGCATCTCGTCTTCCAACTCCTTCTTGATGTCGCCGAGCGGGGAGATCTTGCGGACCTGTTCGACTTCCTTGGTGATGCTGTCCAACTCGACCTCGCGCAGCGCCTCGTTGAACTGCGTCTGGAAATCGGCGGCCATGCGCTTCAGCTTGCCGGCGTACTTGCCGAAGGCGCGCAACATCGGGATCAGCTCGCGCGGCCCGATGAAAATGATCGCGACCACGGCGATGACCAAAATCTCACTCCAACCGACGTCGAACATGTTTTCGCGCGCGCATCAGGGATCGGACCGGTCCGCAGCGAACCGGCCTTGCCGCCGAGCCGATCAGCTCGCCTTGTGCTTGCGCGGCGCCTTCGCCTTGGCCGGGCTCTTGGCCTCGGCCTCCGCTTCCGCCACCGGCTCCGCGCTGGCGTGTTCGATCACTTTTGGCGGGCTTTCTGCCTCGCTCGCCTCTTCTTCCTTCTCGTCTTCGGTCATCCCCTTCTTGAAGCTCTTGATGCCCTTGGCGACATCGCCCATCAGGTCGGAGATTTTGCCGCGTCCGAACAGAAGAACGAGCAAGAGAACGATGATTACGATCTGCCAGAAGCCGACACTCATTTGGAAAATCTCTCCGCTGTCCCGCCCGATTCCAAGCCGGAATTTAAGGTTGCCGCACTATCGCAGAAAGCCCCGTGGGCTGCAACTGACCACGCTGGCTGGCGGCTAACCCACCGTGGCGTCGCCGTTTTCGCGGCGGAAAAGGAGGATCTGCTGCGGGTCGACATGAACCCAGATCTCGGTTCCGGCGCCGGCGCAGGCGCCGCCCGGCACGCGCGCCTTCAGCGGCTCGTCGAGCCCTTCGACCGCAATGTCTATGATGTCGACATCGCCGAGGAAGCGTCGGCGCAGAATCCGTCCGGCCGTTCCTCCCGGCACCGTCTCGATGCGGATGCCCTGGGGGCGGATGCAGACATCGATCTCCTCGCCTTCGAGAAAGCCGTTGGCGGGCACGGTGCCGAACGGGGTGGTCACGCATTTGTCGCGCACCTGGCCGATGATCTCGTTGAACTCGGAGAAGAAGCGGGCGGTGAACAGGTCTACGGGCGTGCGGTAGAGCTCGTCGGCCGGGCCGACCTGCACCAGCCGGCCGCGGCGCATCAGCGCGATGCGGTCGGCAAGCTGCATCGCCTCTTCCGGGTCATGGGTGACGATGATGCAGGTCGCCCGCGTCTCGCGCAAAAGCGCCAGCGTCTCGTCGCGCACATTCTCGCGCAAGCGGCGGTCGAGGCCGGAAAACGGCTCGTCCATCAACAGCACGCTCGGCCGCGGCGCCACCGCCCGGGCCAGCGCCACCCGTTGCTGCTCGCCGCCGGACAGCGCGTGCGGATACTCGCCGGCAAGGCTCTCAAGGCCGACCCGGCGCAGCGCCGCGCGCGCCTCGTGCTCGGCCTCGCGCCGGCTCAGGCCGGTGAGCCCGAAGGCGGTATTGTCGAGAATGGAAAGATGCGGGAACAGCGCAAAATCCTGGAACATCAGGCCGACGCCGCGCTGTTCCGGCGGCAGGAACCGGGTCGGCCCCGCGACCTCGCTGCCGTTGATGAGCACGCGTCCGGACCGCTGGCGCTCGACGCCGGCGGCGATGCGCAAAAGCGTGGTCTTGCCGCAGCCGGATTGGCCGAGCAGGCAGATGATCTCGCCGGGCGCCACGTCGAGCGAGAAATCCACCACCGCCGGCGTCGTCCCGTAATAGTGGCAGACTTGTTCCAACGTCAGCCGCGCGGCGATGGTCGCAGCGGCGGTCCCCCGCTGGCCCCAGCCGCCGCGACGCAGGCTCGCCGCGCCACCGTGTCTTTGTTCAGAAACCACGCCGATACGCTTCACACAATTCGGCCCGACGCGTCACCGGGCGGACTCCTCGTCTTCCTCGCCGAGCGCTTCAAGTTCCTCCGCCTCGTCGGCGCCGTCGAGAGGGTCCTCGTCCTCGGCCAGCCCGTCGACGACGAGCGGCGAGGGAACGGCGAAGCTTGCCGGGATGCGGCTTGACAGGAGGCCCGCCGCCTTGAGCTCCTCGAGCCCCGGCAGGTCGTCCACCTGGTCGAGGCCGAAATGCGCAAGGAAGCCTTCGGTCGTGCCGTAAGTGATCGGCCGGCCGGGAGTGCGGCGGCGGCCGCGCATCCGCACCCAGCCCGCCGCCATCAGCACGTCGAGGGTGCCCCTGGACATGCTGACGCCCCTGATCTCCTCGATTTCGCTGCGCGTCACCGGCTGGTGATAGGCGATGATGGCCAGAGTCTCCAGCGCCGCGCGCGACAGCGGCCTTTCCTCGACGGCCTCCTTGTGCATCAGGAAGGAGAGGTCCTCGGCGGTCCGGAAGCTCCATTTGCCGGCGACGCGGACCAGATTGACGCCGCGCCCGGAATAGTGGGCGGCAATCTCCGCCAGCAGCCGGCCGACATCGGCCCCCACCGGAAGGCGCGCGGCAAGCGTCTCCTCGTCGAGCGGTTCGGCGGCGGCGAACAGCAGCGCCTCGACCATGCGCAGAAGGTTGCTCGACGGCGCCGCGGCAAGCGTCGTCACATTGTCCGGCCAATCGCGCTCGCGATCCTGCGCTACGGCGCTGGCTGCCGCCGCTGTATTTCCGGCCTCGTCATGTCGCATGGCCTTCTCCCGGTTCCCCAACTATCCGACCGCCCTCGGCCCGGTGCTGCGCATATAGATCGGTGCGTACGCCTTGTCCTGGCGAATTTCAATCCGGCCTTCGCGCACCAGCTCCAGGCTGGCGCTGAAGGTGCTGGCGACCGCGCTCGCGCGCGAGGCCTGCCCGAGCACGAACTCGGCAAGGCAGGCGTCAAGCCGTGCCCAGTCCGAAATCTGGCCGACCAGCCGTTGCAGCGCCTCGCGCGCCTCGGCAAGGGTGACGACCGGACGCGGCCGGATGCGGTAGTTGGCGAGCGCGACCTTCTCGCGCTGCATCGCATAGGCCTTCAAGAGGTCATACAGCTCCGCCGTATATTCGCTGCGCCGCTCGAGCCTGATGCCCTCCGGCGCGCCGCGGGCGAAAACGTCGCGGCCGAGCCGGTTGCGGGTCATCAGCGATGCGGCCGCCTCGCGCATCGCCTCGAGCCGCTGCAGGCGGAAGGCAAGCTGGGCGGCAAGCTCGGCCCCGCTCGGTTCCTCGTCGTCGGCCTGATCGGGCAGCAGCAGACGCGACTTAAGATAGGCAAGCCAGGCGGCCATGACCAGATAGTCGGCGGCGAGCTCGAGCCGCATCGAGCGCAATTCGACGATGAAGCCGAGATATTGCTCGGCCAGCGCCAGGATCGAGATGCGCGCCAGATCGACCTTCTGCGTCCGCGCCATTGCCAGCAGCAGATCGAGCGGGCCTTCGAAGCCGGCGACATCGACGATGAAGGCGTCCTCGCCCGCGTCCCACGCCGGCGACCGCAACAGCCCGTCGGTGAACGGGTCCGGGCCGCCGTCATCGTCTTGGGTGCCCGCAGCCGGGGTCGTATCGTCGCCTTGCACGCTCATCGCCTAACTTCCTTGCGCCGCGAGCAAACCGCAGAGCCGTTCCCAGGTCGCGTCCTCGTCGATGGGGGCGGCCTCACCGACAAAGGCGAGCGCCGCCGCGGCGCGCCGCGCGCGTTGACCCGCAAGCGGGGGCGCCGCCTCGGCCACCGCCGCCATCTCGTCGAGCCTGCCATTGCAATGCAGCGCCATGTCGCATCCGGCCTTGAACAGGGCGTCGGCGCGCGCGCGCACGGAACCGGTCAGCGCCCCCATGGACAGATCGTCGCTCATCAGCAGGCCTTCAAACCCGATTTCGCCGCGAATCACCTCGCCGATTATAGCCGCAGAGAGCGTCGCCGGCCGCTGCGGGTCGAATGCCTTGTAGACGATATGCGCGGTCATGGCGACCGGCATGTCGGCGAGCCGCCGGAACGGTTCGAAATCCTCCCGCCGCAGCGTCCGAGCGTCCGCCATGACCTCGGGCAGCTCCAGATGGCTGTCGGCCGTGGCGCGGCCGTGGCCGGGGATGTGCTTGACGACCGGGACGACGCCGGCCGCCCTGAGGCCCTCGCAGGTCGCCCGTCCCAGCGCCGCCACCCGGCGAGGATCGGAATGATAGGCGCGCTCGCCGATGACGGCGTGGGTCTCGGGCAGGCGCAGATCGAGCACGGGCAGGCAGTCGACAGTGATGCCGAGAAGCGCCAAATCCCGGCCGATCAGCCGCGCGTTGAGCCGCGCCGCTTCTTCCGCCGCCCGTTCGTCGATCGCGTGCAGGACGCCGAAATGGGCCGCCGGCGGATAGGCCCGCCACCGCGGCGGACACAGCCGCTGCACGCGCCCGCCCTCCTGATCGATCAGGACCGGGGCCTCCCAGCCGACCGCGGCGCGGAATTCGGCGATCAGGGCGCGGATTTGATCCGGGTCCTCGACATTGCGGGCGAACAGGATCAGTCCCCAGGGCGCCGCGTCTTCCAGGAACCGGATTTCGTCCCGCGTCAGGACCGGGCCGGAACAGCCGCAGATAAAGGCGCGTGCGTTCAGCGCGGACGCACCAGGCAATCCGGCAGGCCGGCCGCCTTGAGCTGTTCGCACACGTCCCGGGCCGCGTCGGCGGTCGCCATCGGGCCGACACGGACGCGGTAGTAGACGCCGCGTTCGCCAAGGTCGGCGCGCTGGATCAGCGGCTGATAGCTGCCGAGCAGGCCGGCATATTGGGCCTTCAGCGAATTATAGGCCTCGTTAGCCTGCTCCTCATTGCGGCGCGCGGCGAGCTGAACCACATATTGCGCCGTGCCGGTGCCGGCGCTGGGCGTGGTAGACGCCGCAGGAGCGGCAGCCGCGGGGGCCGGCGGCGTGCCCGGGACGGCGGTGAACCAGGTCTGGGTCTGCACCGGCTGCTCCGGCGAGGCTGCCCGGGCGACCCTCTCGGACGCGGGCAACTCCTCTGCTTGCTGCTGTTCCGCCTGAGGATTGAGCGCCAGGGGCGCATTGCTCGACGGTTGCGTTGGACGCGTCGGCTGAACCGGCGGTACCGGCGTGGCGTTGGTATCATTGCCGCTGGCGGCGAGCCGCACGGGTACCGGCACCGGGGCCGGCCGCGACGGCGGCGTCGGGACGCCTGCAACCGCCTTTTGCGCCGGCGTCGCCGATGGCGCGGCGGCAATATCCTGCGGCTCGATGCTGACGATGGATCCATCCGGACGCACGACCACGGTTTTCACCCGCCGCGGGACCGGAGCGATGCCGTTCGCGGGCGGCGAAGAGGAGGCGAGCGGCGCCAGAGAGCCGGGCTCCGCGGCGCTTCCGTTGGACGCATTCGGCGTGGTTCCCGTCGAAATCTCGTCGCCGGCGCCGTCAGCCGTAAAACGCCCCCCTTCCTTGGCCGCCCCGTTCGGGGGTCCGAGGATTTCTTCCTCGCGCGATACGATATTGGGCTCCGGCTCGGCGGTCTCGCCGGAAACGCGGTTATAGACCAGCCGCTCCTGATTGGGGATATTCGCTCCGCCGGGATCGTCGGGGGCAATCTTCACCGGATCGCTGTCGGCGCGGATGATCGGCAGCGGATCCTCATTGGCGCTGGAGCCGCCTCCCTGCGTGTAAAGATAGCCCGCAGCGGCGCCAACCCCCACCAGCCCCATCAGAATGCCGACGGCGACAAACGTGCCGCGCCGGGGACGCTGCTCCGCAACCTCGGAATATGGCCCGTCGCGATCAGGGGAGTCGGCTCCGAAGGCCGCCTCCGCGTCGTCGCCTTCCGCTTCAAAGCCGGAATGAGAGCTCGCCTCGATGCCGGCAAAGGCCGGATCCTGGTAGGGATCGGCCGGTTCTGCCGGCGGCGCGGCCGCGACCTCCACCGGGTCGAACCCTTCATCCATCCAGTTCATGTCGCGGCGCAACACCTCCTCCGGCGCATCGCGGAAATCGCGCAGCGCCTGGTCGAGGTCGACCGGATCGAGCGGCGGTGCCTCGCGCCGGGACGACGCAGCCATCGTTGGCGGCGCGGCCGGCGGTTGCGGCTGAGCCGATGCCGGCGCCCTGGCCGACGGCGGCGCGGGCGGCGGCGCACGACGCGCCGTGGGCAAGGGATCGTTCAGAAGATCGCCGAATGGATCTTCTTCCTTGACGATGCGGATCAGTTCCGCGAGTGGATCGTCCTCGACACCCGCCGCTGGTGCGCCGCTAATATTCCTCTCGTGAGATGGCGAACGCGTCGCCGGCCCGCGTGGAAAAATGCGCTTGTCGTCGTCAGTCATGGTCATGATGCTAAACCGAAATCGTCCTGGCGACCAACGATAGATTGTGGCCGCCGGGAATGGTGGTGCCGCACCATCACACGATTTGCTCCCCCATTTTAGCGCATTTCCTCGACAGCGTGCACGCCAAGGATGCCTAGCCCCTCCGCGAGCGCCAGGGCAACCGCTCGAACCAGACCCACCCTCGCTCGGGACAAGCCTGGATTGTCTGAGTTAATAAAACGTAATTGTGGCAAGTCTTTGCCCCGATTCCACAGGGCGTGGAAGTCACTCGCAAGCTCGTGCAGATAGAAAGCGACGCGGTGCGGCTCGTGCGTTTGCGCCGCCGCGGCGACGACGCGCGGATACTCGGCGAGGCGCTTGATAAGGCCGATTTCTCCCCTATCGGCAAGCTGCGCGAGGTCGGCTTCGGCCAGAGCAGCGGCGTTTACGTTAAGGTCAGAAAATGCCTCGACCGCGTTGCGCAGCACCGAATGGGCCCGCGCA
This window harbors:
- a CDS encoding SPOR domain-containing protein codes for the protein MTMTDDDKRIFPRGPATRSPSHERNISGAPAAGVEDDPLAELIRIVKEEDPFGDLLNDPLPTARRAPPPAPPSARAPASAQPQPPAAPPTMAASSRREAPPLDPVDLDQALRDFRDAPEEVLRRDMNWMDEGFDPVEVAAAPPAEPADPYQDPAFAGIEASSHSGFEAEGDDAEAAFGADSPDRDGPYSEVAEQRPRRGTFVAVGILMGLVGVGAAAGYLYTQGGGSSANEDPLPIIRADSDPVKIAPDDPGGANIPNQERLVYNRVSGETAEPEPNIVSREEEILGPPNGAAKEGGRFTADGAGDEISTGTTPNASNGSAAEPGSLAPLASSSPPANGIAPVPRRVKTVVVRPDGSIVSIEPQDIAAAPSATPAQKAVAGVPTPPSRPAPVPVPVRLAASGNDTNATPVPPVQPTRPTQPSSNAPLALNPQAEQQQAEELPASERVARAASPEQPVQTQTWFTAVPGTPPAPAAAAPAASTTPSAGTGTAQYVVQLAARRNEEQANEAYNSLKAQYAGLLGSYQPLIQRADLGERGVYYRVRVGPMATADAARDVCEQLKAAGLPDCLVRPR